The following coding sequences are from one Mytilus trossulus isolate FHL-02 chromosome 8, PNRI_Mtr1.1.1.hap1, whole genome shotgun sequence window:
- the LOC134727309 gene encoding uncharacterized protein LOC134727309 has protein sequence MGAEHEELHHKESPEDSDSANDKAEENDEPSKTATLSFGTLNVSSVNTIHTDKHLKTDGSAITKIKDRKYSRTVLRKDSNSSAEGYEKSNIQKKTGSRKMAQKIKKEQSVIIVKDDSEYKFINEIPSDMTHDKLHKLICKAVEEGKYKQMVVPIDIWDFGGQKDYYMTHQLFITSRGIFVLMFNGAIDLHKNMPDLDFLPGHFGKPTVAVYLLHWVNSILTYCKRTDNGFPRIIFVATHKDSKWFEWTRNGRRKQLEDELNKLFGSHAGLPHLEFKPLIYVDATNPADPEIFRLKKILMQRATEHPRWGEPMPTIWIPMELQLAQKSEEGINIVSRDQLRHLNSKNGSMVLTERQIETFLSVQHSLGKLLYFDVENLREFIIISPAYLVEVLRSIVTEKQFWPIGSRFSGILRNLQEFGMIERNDIYFLWQQENFKHILPYKEYMLQILVHLDVIIAPITKLKDVNSQIQNISQFLIPCMITAGNNTSFLKRFWNSDHCIILAFTFIDEVIPPALSYRFLSSFITSWDIKNFKDGNTETRMLFSDLAVIKVDSYHDVAVQVINKRLIVSLIHSKSKEDIIPTLASSLQECMTAAIVRISEFYSMLSEDSNIKNVNSVIPFNIEFGVFCKSDLCFFKHQEMPLSTDGLIWIFSTKGLGRLEKEQYPSAQHIRRLAEQLSPVECREYAIELGLPVQKWNDFEHQFQHQPSIDLKFMALWTCTEKSRNVTFDHLKNVLINKEIDEHLLCQVFRDVIIDIPGISEDTLKRVPTVSVLYDISNHIGSSIMQLAIELYIDIPTIQRIQQDHKNKLLVQTREVLRQWSQMKYPRPTVLILIKALDRIGKFGSTCNIVLPYDLSLI, from the exons ATGGGCGCTGAACATGAAGAACTGCACCATAAAGAATCGCCTGAAGATTCAGATAGTGCAAACGATAAGGCTGAAGAAAATGATGAACCGAGTAAAACAGCGACCTTATCTTTTGGCACTTTAAATGTTTCTTCTGTTAatacaatacatacagacaaGCACTTAAAGACAGACGGATCAGCCATCACCAaaataaaagatagaaaatatTCTAGAACAGTGCTACGAAAAGATAGCAATTCTTCAGCGGAAGGTTATGAAAAGtcaaatattcagaaaaaaacaggTTCCCGAAAAATGGCACAAAAAATCAAGAAAGAACAAAGTGTCATCATCGTTAAAGATGATTcagaatataaatttataaatgaaataccAAGCGATATGACTCACGACAAGTTACATAAGCTGATTTGCAAAGCAGTTGAAGAAGGTAAATACAAGCAGATGGTAGTGCCTATAGACATTTGGGACTTTGGAGGACAAAAGGATTATTACATGACCCACCAACTTTTTATCACAAGCAGAGGAATCTTTGTTTTGATGTTTAATGGCGCTATTGACCTGCATAAAAATATGCCCGACTTAGACTTTCTACCGGGACACTTTGGGAAACCAACAGTTGCAG TTTATCTGCTACACTGGGTTAACTCGATTTTGACATACTGCAAGAGAACAGATAACGGATTTCCAAGGATTATATTTGTAGCTACACACAAAGATTCAAAATGGTTTGAG TGGACTCGGAACGGTCGCCGAAAACAGCTTGAAGACGAGCTGAACAAGTTGTTTGGGTCGCATGCTGGTTTGCCGCATTTAGAATTCAAACCACTGATATATGTAGATGCTACAAATCcagcggatccagaaatttttcgcctaaagaaaatattaatgcAAAGGGCTACTGAACATCCAAGATGGGGAGAACCAATGCCAACAATATGGATTCCAATGGAGTTACAGTTGGCACAAAAATCAGAGGAAGGAATCAATATTGTTTCGCGTGATCAACTAAGACACCTTAATTCTAAAAATGGATCAATGGTTTTAACAGAAAGGCAAATAGAAACCTTTTTGAGTGTACAACATTCGCTAGGAAAACTCTTGTACTTTGATGTAGAAAATTTACGCGAATTTATCATTATATCACCAGCATACTTAGTGGAGGTTCTCAGGTCTATAGTTACTGAGAAGCAGTTCTGGCCCATAGGGAGTAGATTTTCAGGAATTTTGAGAAACCTGCAGGAATTTGGAATGATTGAAAGGAATGATATTTACTTCCTTTGGCAACAAGAGAATTTCAAACATATTCTTCCCTACAAGGAGTATATGCTCCAAATTCTTGTCCATCTTGATGTTATAATTGCTCCTATTACCAAGCTCAAAGACGTAAATAGtcaaatacaaaacatttcTCAATTTCTGATTCCCTGTATGATAACAGCAGGAAACAACACATCGTTCCTGAAAAGGTTTTGGAATTCGGATCATTGCATCATTctggcatttacatttataGATGAGGTGATACCGCCAGCATTGTCATATCgctttttaagttcatttattaCATCATGGGATATAAAGAATTTTAAAGACGGAAACACCGAAACAAGGATGTTATTCAGTGATCTAGCTGTAATAAAGGTTGACAGTTATCATGACGTAGCAGTTCAAGTAATAAATAAGAGATTAATTGTGTCACTCATCCATTCCAAATCAAAAGAAGATATAATTCCAACTCTGGCATCTTCTCTCCAGGAGTGTATGACAGCAGCAATAGTAAGAATTTCCGAATTCTACTCTATGTTGTCTGAAGATTCAAACATAAAGAATGTAAATTCTGTCATACCATTCAACATTGAATTTGGTGTATTCTGTAAGTCAGATTTGTGCTTCTTCAAGCACCAGGAAATGCCATTATCAACTGATGGACTAATATGGATTT TTAGTACAAAGG GACTTGGTCGATTAGAAAAGGAGCAGTATCCATCCGCACAACATATAAGACGTTTGGCGGAACAACTCTCGCCCGTTGAGTGTCGTGAATATGCAATTGAACTTGGTCTTCCGGTTCAAAAATGGAATGATTTTGAGCATCAGTTCCAACACCAACCTTCAATTGACCTTAAATTCATGGCATTATGGACGTGTACGGAAAAAAGCAGAAATGTTACCTTCGATCATTTGAAAAATGTTCTAATAAACAAAGAAATTGATGAGCATTTACTTTGTCAG GTGTTCAGAGATGTCATCATAGACATACCTG GTATATCAGAAGACACACTGAAAAGGGTTCCAACAGTCAGCGTACTTTACGATATATCCAATCATATAGGAAGCAGTATTATGCAGCTTGCTATTGagttatatatagatattcCGACAATACAACGCATTCAACAGGATCATAAGAACAAACTTCTAGTACAGACCAGAGAGGTTTTGCGTCAATGGAGTCAGATGAAATATCCGAGGCCAACCgttttaatattgattaaaGCACTTGACAGGATCGGCAAATTTGGATCGACGTGTAATATTGTACTTCCGTACGACTTAAGTTTAATATAA